One Amycolatopsis sp. NBC_00355 genomic window carries:
- a CDS encoding maleylpyruvate isomerase family mycothiol-dependent enzyme gives MTTMPFPARDYLPVLRELTGGFAEVLRAADPAAPVPDCAGWTLADLATHLGNVHRWAAAVVTTGESQRQSFADDPGADLVSWYAASARQLVDALEAATPEDPCWHFAGTGKVKAFWFRRQVHETAVHLADAHAAAGTAVALDPAVAADGVDEVLTAWLPRVTRWHAPPPLAAPLALRTTDTGDAWTLHPGEPPALGPATGSVATAEATAQDLLLHLWKRTAPSPRLTGDTATAEQFLRAPFTA, from the coding sequence ATGACGACGATGCCGTTCCCGGCCCGTGACTACCTGCCCGTGCTGCGGGAGCTGACCGGCGGGTTCGCCGAGGTCCTGCGCGCCGCCGACCCGGCCGCGCCGGTGCCGGACTGCGCGGGCTGGACCCTCGCCGACCTCGCCACGCACCTGGGCAACGTGCACCGCTGGGCCGCTGCCGTCGTCACCACCGGTGAATCGCAACGGCAGAGCTTCGCCGACGACCCGGGTGCCGACCTCGTGTCCTGGTACGCCGCAAGCGCCCGGCAGCTGGTGGACGCGCTCGAAGCCGCCACCCCCGAGGACCCCTGCTGGCACTTCGCGGGCACCGGGAAGGTCAAGGCCTTCTGGTTCCGCCGTCAGGTCCACGAAACCGCCGTCCACCTGGCCGACGCGCACGCCGCGGCCGGCACCGCCGTCGCGCTCGACCCGGCGGTCGCCGCGGACGGCGTCGACGAGGTCCTCACCGCCTGGCTCCCGCGCGTCACCCGCTGGCACGCCCCGCCGCCGCTGGCCGCGCCCCTCGCGCTGCGCACCACCGACACCGGCGACGCCTGGACGCTGCACCCGGGTGAACCACCTGCCCTCGGTCCGGCCACCGGCTCCGTCGCGACTGCCGAGGCCACGGCGCAGGACCTCCTGCTGCACCTGTGGAAGCGCACGGCCCCCTCGCCGCGTCTCACCGGCGACACCGCGACCGCCGAACAGTTCCTCCGGGCACCGTTCACGGCCTGA
- the ndk gene encoding nucleoside-diphosphate kinase, whose product MTERTLVLVKPDGVARGLVGEVISRIERKGLKLVALELRTVPQALAEEHYAEHKERSFFGELLEFITSGPLVALAVEGPRAIPAFRQLAGGTDPVEKATPGTIRGDFALETQYNLVHGSDSADSAERELKLWFPDL is encoded by the coding sequence GTGACTGAACGCACGCTGGTCCTGGTCAAGCCCGATGGCGTCGCGCGCGGCCTCGTCGGCGAGGTCATCTCGCGGATCGAGCGCAAGGGCCTCAAGCTCGTCGCCCTCGAGCTGCGCACTGTGCCCCAGGCCCTGGCCGAGGAGCACTACGCCGAGCACAAGGAGCGTTCGTTCTTCGGCGAGCTGCTGGAGTTCATCACGTCGGGCCCGCTGGTCGCGCTCGCCGTCGAGGGCCCGCGCGCCATCCCCGCGTTCCGCCAGCTGGCCGGCGGCACCGACCCGGTCGAGAAGGCCACCCCGGGCACCATCCGCGGCGACTTCGCCCTGGAGACCCAGTACAACCTGGTCCACGGCTCGGACTCGGCGGATTCGGCCGAGCGCGAGCTGAAGCTCTGGTTCCCCGACCTGTGA
- a CDS encoding ABC transporter substrate-binding protein, with protein MSRGRVRTRRTTLGLALVVAAATALTGCSALGSDSSNTSSSGGGGLEKTKIKVAILPTIDTAPLWLAQDGGYFKAEGLEVEAVTAASGQASMTKAISGEADIAISSYMPFFVAKSTGAADLQFVSDATSISPKSFAIVTVPNSPVKTINDLAGKRIAMTAKNTASDLLAKSLMKDHGVPIDKVNWTQIPFPNVAAALAAGQVDAALLPEPFLSQAAKTAGAIPVVDVNTGATQDFPLSGYASTKKWVQANPKTLAAFQRALAKATSDTAADRSKIEPILVKYAKIDEGTAKLLNLPAFTAKLDPRRLQRVPDLMLQMGAITTAVDASSMIAPQAGS; from the coding sequence ATGAGCAGAGGCCGGGTTCGCACTCGCCGCACCACGCTCGGGCTCGCCCTCGTCGTCGCGGCCGCCACGGCCCTCACCGGCTGCAGCGCGCTCGGCTCGGACAGCTCGAACACCTCGTCGTCCGGGGGCGGCGGCCTGGAGAAGACCAAGATCAAGGTCGCGATCCTGCCCACCATCGACACCGCCCCGCTGTGGCTCGCCCAGGACGGCGGCTACTTCAAGGCCGAGGGCCTCGAGGTGGAAGCCGTCACGGCCGCGAGTGGCCAGGCGTCCATGACCAAGGCGATCTCCGGCGAGGCCGACATCGCGATCTCGAGCTACATGCCGTTCTTCGTCGCGAAGAGCACCGGCGCGGCCGACCTGCAGTTCGTCTCGGACGCGACGTCGATCAGCCCGAAGTCCTTCGCGATCGTCACCGTGCCGAACTCGCCGGTGAAGACGATCAACGACCTCGCCGGCAAGCGGATCGCGATGACCGCCAAGAACACCGCGAGCGACCTGCTGGCCAAGTCCCTGATGAAGGACCACGGCGTCCCCATCGACAAGGTGAACTGGACCCAGATCCCGTTCCCGAACGTCGCGGCGGCCCTGGCGGCGGGTCAGGTCGACGCGGCCCTGCTGCCCGAACCGTTCCTGTCGCAGGCCGCCAAGACCGCCGGCGCGATCCCGGTCGTCGACGTCAACACCGGCGCGACGCAGGACTTCCCGCTGTCGGGCTACGCCTCGACCAAGAAGTGGGTGCAGGCCAACCCGAAGACGCTCGCCGCCTTCCAGCGCGCACTGGCCAAGGCCACCAGCGACACCGCCGCGGACCGGTCCAAGATCGAGCCGATCCTGGTCAAGTACGCCAAGATCGACGAAGGCACCGCGAAGCTGCTCAACCTGCCCGCCTTCACCGCCAAGCTGGACCCCCGGCGCCTCCAGCGCGTGCCCGACCTGATGCTCCAGATGGGCGCGATCACGACCGCGGTGGACGCCTCGTCGATGATCGCCCCCCAAGCGGGCAGCTGA